Proteins from a genomic interval of Methanoplanus endosymbiosus:
- a CDS encoding nucleotidyltransferase domain-containing protein, giving the protein MISIPDCAILSVDEKRQLTAIAEELSEIPEVNAIILFGFRAGGRPKPYSDIDICVITMDCPKRSDKEEIGSFSARNVDLSIFDDLPVFVRFSVFQSGSVIFLRDKSRLNELKVKTLLQYHDFQPFLERFAKRRAGVLE; this is encoded by the coding sequence ATGATCAGCATCCCTGACTGTGCAATTCTTTCTGTTGATGAGAAGAGGCAGTTAACCGCAATAGCTGAAGAATTATCTGAAATTCCGGAAGTAAATGCGATTATTCTTTTTGGTTTCAGGGCAGGCGGAAGGCCAAAACCTTATTCTGACATTGATATATGTGTCATAACAATGGACTGCCCGAAACGATCCGATAAGGAGGAGATTGGTTCATTTTCTGCCCGGAATGTTGATCTCTCGATTTTTGATGATCTTCCTGTTTTTGTCAGATTCAGCGTTTTTCAGAGTGGATCTGTTATATTTTTAAGGGATAAATCAAGGCTTAATGAACTTAAAGTAAAGACATTATTGCAGTATCATGATTTTCAGCCGTTTCTTGAGAGGTTTGCGAAGAGGAGAGCAGGGGTTTTGGAATAA
- the hepT gene encoding type VII toxin-antitoxin system HepT family RNase toxin — MSNINRVSVILGDVRYYLDEFRDISSEDDYDLEERKTYYAVSMILFTILNSVIELGEELITEKNLVVPGSYREIFRLLGKADIVPKDLAKDLSSLVYYRNRLSHQYSGFNEDDLESVISKLAVIEEFMSCAEKELIS; from the coding sequence ATGAGTAATATTAACAGGGTATCTGTAATTCTTGGGGATGTCAGGTATTATCTTGATGAGTTTAGGGATATATCATCGGAGGATGATTATGATCTGGAGGAAAGGAAGACATATTATGCTGTTTCAATGATTCTTTTCACAATTTTAAACTCTGTTATTGAGCTTGGTGAAGAGTTAATCACTGAAAAAAACCTTGTTGTACCTGGTTCTTACAGGGAAATCTTCAGACTTCTTGGAAAAGCAGATATTGTTCCAAAAGATCTGGCAAAAGATCTCTCTTCGCTTGTCTATTACAGAAACAGGCTTTCTCATCAGTATTCCGGTTTCAATGAAGATGATCTTGAATCTGTAATTTCAAAACTGGCGGTAATTGAGGAATTTATGTCATGTGCAGAAAAAGAACTTATTTCATGA
- the nifU gene encoding Fe-S cluster assembly scaffold protein NifU produces MYNEKVMDHFENPRNTGVIKDADGIGEEGNPQCGDIMKVFIKVKENVIEDIKFQTFGCGAAIASSSMATELVKGKTLEEAWDLSNKAVVEALEGLPPAKVHCSVLAEDAIHKAINDYRKKQGLPLFEETKREHHHHH; encoded by the coding sequence ATGTACAATGAAAAGGTAATGGATCACTTTGAAAATCCAAGAAATACAGGTGTAATAAAGGATGCAGACGGTATTGGAGAGGAAGGCAACCCGCAGTGCGGCGACATAATGAAGGTTTTCATCAAAGTTAAGGAAAATGTAATCGAGGACATAAAATTCCAGACCTTCGGATGCGGAGCGGCCATTGCATCAAGCAGTATGGCAACCGAACTTGTGAAGGGAAAGACGCTTGAGGAGGCATGGGACTTATCCAATAAGGCAGTTGTCGAGGCCCTTGAAGGACTCCCACCTGCAAAGGTTCACTGCTCCGTTCTTGCCGAGGACGCAATACACAAGGCAATCAACGACTACAGAAAAAAGCAGGGACTGCCACTCTTTGAAGAAACAAAAAGAGAGCATCATCACCACCACTAA